Proteins encoded together in one Balearica regulorum gibbericeps isolate bBalReg1 chromosome 3, bBalReg1.pri, whole genome shotgun sequence window:
- the OTOR gene encoding otoraplin: MTGRVHLVILLLCLGLMCPLVTGIFMDKLASKKLCADDDCVYTISLARAEEDYNAPDCRFINIKKGQLIYVYSKLVKEKDSGEFWAGSVYGEQYEDHMGTVGYFPSSLVSEQHVYQEANKTVPTTDIDFFCE, translated from the exons atgacaggaCGTGTTCATTTGGTTATTCTACTCTTGTGTCTCGGGCTGATGTGTCCTCTTGTAACTGGAATTTTTATGGACAAGCTTGCCAGTAAGAAGCTGTGTGCTGATGACGACTGTGTCT aCACCATTTCCCTTGCTAGAGCAGAAGAGGATTATAATGCTCCAGACTGCCGattcattaatattaaaaaagggcAGTTGATTTATGTTTATTCAAAactagtgaaagaaaaagactcTGGAGAATTCTGGGCTGGAAGT GTTTATGGAGAACAGTATGAAGACCATATGGGGACAGTTGGTTATTTCCCTAGCAGTTTAGTCTCAGAACAACATGTCTATCAAGAAGCAAATAAGACTGTTCCTACAACG GACATTGACTTCTTCTGTGAATAG
- the SNRPB2 gene encoding U2 small nuclear ribonucleoprotein B'' — MDIRPNHTIYINNINDKIKKEELKRSLYALFSQFGHVVDIVALKTMKMRGQAFVIFKELGSSTNALRQLQGFPFYGKPMRIQYAKTDSDIISKMRGTFADKEKRKEKKKAKSLEQSANAANKKIIQGATQNSASAPGTAAQNQQVPDNPPNYILFLNNLPEETNEMMLSMLFNQFPGFKEVRLVPGRHDIAFVEFENENQAGAARDALQGFKITPSHAMKITYAKK; from the exons ATGGACATCAGGCCGAACCACACCATCTACATCAACAACATCAATGACAAGATTAAGAAAGAAG AACTGAAGAGGTCCTTGTATGCGTTATTCTCACAGTTTGGTCATGTGGTCGACATTGTGGCTTTAAAGACTATGAAGATGAGAGGACAAgcttttgttatatttaaaGAACTTGGATCGTCTACCAATGCTCTGAGACAACTACAAGGTTTTCCGTTCTATGGGAAACCAATG cgtATTCAGTATGCAAAAACAGACTCTGACATCATCTCTAAAATGCGTGGTACTTTTGCtgataaggaaaaaaggaaggaaaagaagaaagccaaATCTCTGGAGCAGTCAGCAAatgcagcaaataaaaagattatCCAG GGAGCAACACAAAATTCAGCCAGTGCCCCAGGGACTGCAGCACAGAATCAGCag GTGCCGGATAACCCACCGAACTATATCCTTTTCCTTAATAACTTGCCTGAGGAAACAAATGAGATGATGCTGTCCATGTTATTCAATCA GTTTCCTGGATTCAAAGAAGTACGCTTAGTGCCTGGGCGTCATGACATTGCATTTGTGGAGTTTGAAAATGAGAATCAAGCAGGAGCTGCTCGAGATGCTCTCCAGGGATTCAAGATTACTCCATCTCATGCCATGAAAATCACTTATGCGAAGAAATAA